From a single Helicovermis profundi genomic region:
- a CDS encoding sulfurtransferase TusA family protein, whose translation MLKIDCFGDICPIPILKIQKQLKLTNYGDKFMIITDHSCVMESIFDTFNGSNLKIDSNEVMNGVWEITIKRIK comes from the coding sequence ATGCTTAAAATTGATTGCTTTGGAGATATTTGCCCCATTCCAATTTTAAAAATACAAAAACAACTTAAACTAACTAATTATGGAGATAAATTTATGATTATAACTGATCATTCATGTGTAATGGAATCAATATTCGATACTTTTAATGGTTCAAATTTAAAAATTGACTCCAACGAAGTTATGAATGGCGTCTGGGAAATCACTATAAAAAGAATAAAATAA
- the rffA gene encoding dTDP-4-amino-4,6-dideoxygalactose transaminase — MKIKFNKIYKSNKEKKYIMDVLDNHSISGDGIYTDKVIEFLKRKYSIMNILMTTSCSQSLEMAIRLAKVKEGDEVILPSFSFTSCANSILAVNAKPVFARVEKETLNIDINSIKRLITDQTKAIMVIHYGGISANIDEIMKIAKEHNIKVIEDAAHAIGAFSNGRTLGSIGDFGSISFHSTKNITSGEGGAIYINSEGIDKNNADIMHQKGTNRFEFLNGNTEKYVWKGYGSSFCPSEILMAHLYAQLEDVEKVTEERLKIVKIYNKLVEEFKDILFSYTKFNTESNGHLFYIFFKDLDKANKFKKYVNNKNIDVRTHYVPLHSTEFGKKYKNDFLNYHLEDDIDKKLMRLPLYPALTDSEIEYICKEIRNGFIYCNTSL, encoded by the coding sequence ATGAAGATTAAATTTAATAAAATATATAAATCAAACAAGGAAAAAAAATATATTATGGATGTTCTTGATAACCATAGTATTTCCGGAGATGGTATATACACTGATAAAGTCATAGAGTTTTTAAAAAGAAAATACTCCATCATGAATATACTTATGACTACATCTTGCTCTCAAAGTTTGGAAATGGCAATAAGATTAGCAAAAGTAAAAGAAGGAGATGAAGTGATTCTACCATCTTTTTCATTTACTTCGTGTGCAAATTCTATACTAGCAGTTAATGCAAAACCCGTATTTGCAAGAGTTGAAAAGGAGACTCTAAATATTGATATTAATAGTATAAAAAGACTAATTACGGATCAAACCAAAGCTATAATGGTAATACACTATGGAGGAATATCTGCAAATATTGATGAAATCATGAAAATTGCTAAAGAACATAATATAAAAGTTATCGAAGATGCTGCTCATGCTATTGGTGCGTTCAGTAATGGAAGGACTTTAGGTTCAATTGGTGATTTTGGAAGTATTAGCTTTCACTCAACAAAGAATATTACATCTGGTGAAGGCGGAGCTATATATATTAATAGTGAAGGTATAGATAAAAATAATGCTGATATAATGCATCAAAAAGGAACAAATAGATTTGAATTTTTAAATGGGAATACTGAAAAATATGTTTGGAAAGGTTATGGTTCTTCATTTTGTCCATCAGAAATACTGATGGCACATTTATACGCTCAATTAGAAGATGTAGAAAAAGTAACGGAAGAAAGACTAAAAATTGTTAAAATATATAACAAGTTAGTTGAAGAATTTAAAGACATATTATTTTCATATACAAAATTTAATACTGAGTCAAATGGACATCTGTTCTATATATTTTTTAAAGATTTGGATAAAGCAAATAAGTTTAAAAAATATGTAAACAATAAAAATATTGATGTAAGAACTCATTATGTGCCACTTCATAGTACTGAATTTGGGAAAAAGTATAAAAACGATTTTCTTAATTATCACTTAGAAGATGATATTGATAAAAAATTGATGCGTTTACCATTATATCCTGCTTTAACAGATAGTGAAATTGAGTATATTTGTAAGGAGATTAGAAATGGATTTATCTATTGTAATACCAGTTTATAA